Proteins from a genomic interval of Triplophysa dalaica isolate WHDGS20190420 chromosome 13, ASM1584641v1, whole genome shotgun sequence:
- the LOC130434541 gene encoding small leucine-rich protein 1-like gives MSTLAVFINHLPGWILWTGIFLPVTTLLLLIITALIYKLQQVEKELSVARDPGVTASQLCHGQRYRSTRTAGHTTHTRAKD, from the exons ATGTCCACGCTCGCTGTGTTCATCAATCATCTTCCAGGATGGATCCTGTGGACGGGAATCTTCTTACCTGTCACCACTTTACTTCTGCTGATCATCACTGCGCTCATCTACAAACTACAGCAAG tgGAGAAGGAGTTGTCGGTGGCTCGGGATCCTGGAGTAACAGCATCTCAGCTGTGTCATGGACAGCGGTACAGAAGCACACGCACAGCAggacacaccacacacacacgagcaAAGGACTAA